Within Pelotomaculum schinkii, the genomic segment GGTGATATCTTATTTTATTAATTGTAATGAACATACTCCAATACTCCTTAAACCCGTTCACCACTCCTGTAACATTGTATATTTATCATGTAATGCTTTACTTAAATCTAAATCAATTTTTACCTCGATTAGCTTAATTCCTTTTAAAGTTAGTGCTTCCTTTAAGTCATGTTCAAACTCATCATAACTCTGTGGTTTAAAATAGGTTACACCGTATAAGGTTTTTAGCCCAGCAAAATTCATTTCATGAGGAGTTAGGAATAAATAATCAAAATGCTTCTCGTTACTTTGCGGCAAATATTTAAAAATTCCTCCGCCATCATTATTCAACAAAACAATCACTAAATTCAATTTATGTGTTATGCCAATTAATAATCCATTCAAATCATGGTAGAACGATAAATCACCTGTTAACAGAACCGTTGGTTTATTAGATATAGATATACCCAAGGCAGTTGAAACAACGCCATCGATTCCATTTGCTCCTCTGTTGCCTAATATTTTAATATTTTGATCGCAAGCTTCAAAGAAGTAATCTACGTCACGAATTGCCATGCTATTGGCAACAACTAACCTGCTTTCCTCCGGCAGTATAGCCTGCAGCATTTGAATCAATTTACCTTCGAAGATGCCGCTTTCATCTCTGGCATATCTTATCTGTTTACGCATTTGTTTTTGATAGTTTTGCCACTTGGATAAATATTCCGTGTTTCTATTTTTAATTTGAATCGACCTGGCAAACAATCCTGGCGATGAGATAATGAATTTATCCGTAGAAAGAGATGGATTTCGATATTGAAATGTTTGATCCACTTGACAATATAATACATCCTGGTGCATAGACAAAAATCGGTGCAAACGCTTGGATACCGGAGCTTGCCCGAAATGAATGATGAATTCAGGCTTTAGTTCTTTATTAATTAAATAACTTTTTAAAAAGGCATCATAACTATCAATGATAATAGCATTTGAATAATTTCGAAAATTTGAAATAGGATCAGCCAATACCGGCGCTTTTAACCGTTCTCCTAATTCCAACACATCATTGTGATAATCTGCGTAAGCGTCTCCGCCACAAATGATGATCCCGTTCTTATTTTGGAAAACCAAATCATTAAAAGAAATAGTCCCTTCTTTTTGTATCAATTCAAACTTATCTTTTGTCTGGCCTGCGGTAAAATCCAGCTTACTTAAATCCGGGATTAAAGGTTCACGCAGCGGTACATTGATATGAGCCACGCCATATTCTTTTGACATAGCACTAGCATATGCCTTTCGCATCACCACACGGACATACCGGTACATGCTTTCTGTTTCTTCAGGCAGAGCTAATTCTTCATAGCATTTTGTATAATCGTTAAAGATCTTATTCTGATCAATTACCTGAGGCGCACCGACATGGCGTAATTCATGAGGCCGATCAGCAGTTAAAACAATTAAAGGGACTCTTGAATACTTTGCTTCAACAATAGCAGGCAAATAATGCGCTACAGCAGAACCTGAAGTACAAACTAACACAACAGGTCTTTCATGTTCTTTAGCAATACCCAGTGCGAAAAAACCCGCGGAACGTTCATCGATATTTAAAAATATTTTAAATTGGTGCTCACAAAACAATATGGATAATGGAGTCGATCGTGAACCAGGACTAATTACAACTTCACGCACACCCAATTTATATAATTCATCTACCAACGCCGCAATATAGTTCGTCATTTCTATCCCCATTTATTATAAACTTTCAATGATCGTTTTTAATTTATTATTTGTCTCGATATATTCAGCTTCACACTCTGATTTATCTACTATACCACCACCTGTGTAGGCAAAAACCATATTTTTACAAATGAGTGCCGAGCGTATTCCCGCCACAAAAATTCCATCCCCATTTTCATCCATAATGCCAATTGGAGCGGCATACAATCCTCTCTCATGTTTTTCATACTTTTTTATTATTTCCAACGCTTTATACGCAGGATTTCCTCCTAAAGCAGGAGTAGGATGTAATCGAGTTACCCATTCAGATAATGTACTATTATCCTTACCATAAATACGTGTTTGGAGATGGTGTAAATTTTTAAGTGTCAAAATTTTTATTTCATCAATTATAACGTCTCTGATATATTGTTTCATCACATCCGCTATTTTATCAATCACTATTTGATGCTCATAACGATTCTTTCTATCATTGAGCAGCATCATCTTTTGCAACTCATCATCTTCATCATTTCGTAAAATTGTCCCTGCCAAAGCATAACTTATAATATTATCCTTTTCCTTTTGAACCAAGATCTCCGGGGTCGCACCCAGAAAAGTTTTACCGTTCTTGAAATACGCAAAAATAAAACTGTTTTGGTTTTTTTCTAAAAGATTTTTTAATACACTCTCTGTATTCACCAAAGTTTCGCACACAATCTTAACTTCTCTCGAAATAACAACTTTATTTACCTTTCGAGATGAAATTTCATAATATACATTTGCAAATAGTTCCTTCCATTCTTCATAATCATCTGCTGAAATATTGTAAAAATGTTCATTGGATTTTATTTTCAGATTTTCTATCTCCACTAAATCTTCAAAGTAATAAAGAGTCTGCTTGCCTTTTTTTTCAACAAGATAATATTCAAAAGCAACCGTTTCATTCCCAAACTCTGCCCACTTTTGATCTTTAACTGAGTCAAAGAAAGTCCTTGAAGAAAATACATATAAATAGTTGTTGTAGTTTTCTTCTTGCCCAAAGGTTTTTAAGCGTTTAGCTCCAATAATAAGCTCATTATTTAACGGATTATAAAATAAAACACGCTCTTCTTTGTCAAAATGCTTCCAGAACGAAAGTGAGTTATCTAACTTAACTTCTGTTTTCTGATATTTCAAAGTATACATCTCCGAATGTATTGAAAAATAGCTGTTGCTACTTAGATCAAAAAAACCGGCGTACTGGCCACCGGCGGGAATGGTAGAGGTATTAATTAGGAAAGCGACCCATATATCCAGCCGGTTTCGAAGTTCAGAAACTTAATAGCCTGTCCTTCCTGTCTGTAGGTGTTAAACCTGAGGCATCAGTGCATAACATTTTAGTAATGCATGATCAAAGGCCTCCTCCAGGTATCGTAACCAACCATATATTTCGATAAGGACAAGGGCTTTTCCTTCAAATAACTGAATCACCATTCATTTTTTCACCTAATTATTTCAGAAACAATTTATCATCTCTCGGCAGAAGATCCCCACTTCCAAAGTGGGGGATGAATGCCGGTTACTGTCCCAGAACATATGTTTCAATCGCTGGCATTTTGTGGTACAATGAAAGTGGTCAATACGCGATAAAAAGAGGTGAAAAGCTATGATACGCGTTCTTAAGACCACTTTCCGAACATCAAAACACGAAATGGACAGATTGTTTGCCTGCAACCGGGAATCGGCAAAAGCATGGAACGACTGCCTCAACTATGCCAGGGAATACCACAAAACCAACGGTAAGTGGATCGGCAAGAGTGACTTGCAAAACTTACTAAGGGTCGGTATTATCTGCATAGCCAGAGTATCCAAGCTGTGCAGGAACGCTACCTGGATGCCAGGACCAACGCCAACAGAGCCAAACAAGCAGGGCATGGACATGTCCGCTACCCATGGCGGCAGAAAAAGAATTACCCGACCAGGTGGAAAAAAGACGGTTTCACCATCCAGCCTAACGGCAAGATCGAGCTATCCATGGGCATCCACAACGGTAAACGGGAGAAACCTATCATTGTTCACGTCCACCGCATCCCTCCACGAAAAGTCAAAGAGATTGAACTTGTCTGGGACCGCAAGCTGACACTGGCGATAAGCTACGATGATGGTACCCAGCCCCGGGAAAACCTCAATCGAGGCATCGCCGCCATCGATATGGGCGAAATTCATGGGATTGCCGCTGTAGCCGACACGGGTGAGGCGTTGGTTGTCACATCCCGGAAACTGCGCAGTGTCAAACGGCTGCGCAACAAGAAATTCAAGGAAATATACCAAAAGCGCAGCCGGTGCAAAAAAGGCAGCCGGAAGTGGAAGAAATACACCTGTGCCATTGCTCGCATAGGCAGCAAGACGGACAACCAGCAGCGGGACATTTTGCACAAGATGAGCCACAAGTTTGTCGCCTGGGCCAACGACCAGGGGGTCAAAACGGCCGTAGTCGGCAACGTAGAGGGCGTGCAAAGGAACACGTCCAGGCGCAATAAGAAAAACCTTAAGCAGAAACGTCATTCCCGCGGATTAAACCAAAAGATGAGCCAATGGCCATTCGGGTTGTTGCTGGCTTATCTTACATACAAGCTGGCTGCTCTTGGTATCGACCTGATCAAGATTGATGAGAGTTATACTACGCAGACATGCCCTGTCTGTGGTCGGAAGAAAAAGCCTTCCGGCAGGACGTATCAGTGTCATTGCGGGTACATATGCCATCGGGATGTGCATGGCGCAAGGAATATCTACGCCAAGCACAAATATGGCGAGATTCGAACACTGGATTGGAGTGTCGAAAACATCAAGTATCTACGGCCTGCTTCGTGAGAAGTAGAAAGTAGTAGAAGCCTGGAACCGGGCCCGATGGGAGGCAAAAGCCGTTGGTACCATTGTTGTCGGGAGAATCGGCAGGAAGGAAAGCATCCTTTGTGGATGAGGCTACCTGAACAGGTTGCTGCCAGAAATTCTTACCGGTAAGCTCCCTGAAGCCCCCACTTCTACAAGCGGGGGAGGTTCACTTGCCCAGACGAAGTAACGAGGGACCACCTTCCTGCTCGACCAGCAATTTTTTAAGTACATCCTCAAATTCAGGAAAGGATACTTTAATGCATTCAGCGTCACGTACCAATGTTGTTCCCTCAGCCAGCAGGCCGTCCGGCAGTTCCTCCACCTTAGCTCCAAAGCCGGGCAGCAATCCGGCAACAGTTGAGATACGGTTGCTTTCTTTAACTTTCAGTTCCGCAGCAACCCGGATTTCTGTTGTTCCTGCAGCCAGCGCGGCGGCTCCAGCCTGGACCGGCACCTCGTAAATGAGGCGGGGAATCAATACCCCAATGCTTCACAATAAGATCAAGGCATTTTCCTTCCCATGACCCCGGCGATTTTCTTCAAGTCGGACATTACGTTAATAAAATTATTGGGGGTCAGTGACTGCTGCCCGTCACATAGAGCTTCGGCCGGGTTGGGGTGCATTTCTATCATCAGCCCATCGGCGCCCGCGGCTATTGCAGCCATAGACATGGCAGGGATATAGCGCCATTTGCCGATAGCATGACTGGGATCAACTATTACCGGGAGATGGGAAAGGTGCTTGACCACCGGGACAGCGGTGAGGTCAAGCGTATTCCTGGTATAACTCTCAAAGCTGCGGATACCGCGCTCGCATAAAATCACGTTGTAGTTGCCGCCGACCATGATATACTCAGCCGCCATCAACCATTCTTCGATGGTAGCGGAGGGCCCCCTCTTCAGCACTACGGGTTTATCTACCTTGGCTACTTCCCGCAGCAGGAAAAAATTCTGCATATTGCGGGCGCCTATCTGTAATATATCGGCATATTCAGCGACCAAAGGGAGCGTCTTGGCGTCCATGACCTCGGTTACGATCAGGAGGCCGGTGGCCTCCCTGGCCTCGGCCAATAACCTTAAGCCCTCTTCCTCCAAACCCTGAAAGGAATACGGGGAAGTCCTGGGCTTGAAAGCCCCACCCCGCAACATTGTGACGCCGCAACTGCGTGCGATGCTTGCCGCCTCCATGAGCTGTTCCCTGCTTTCCACAGCACAGGGACCGGCTATCATATGAATGGTGTCCCCTCCGATTTCCAGGCCGCCGACCCTGATTACGGTATCTTCCTCCTGAAAGGTCCGGCTGGCAAGCTTGTAGGGTTGAAGAATAGGGACAACCCTCTCAACAGAAGGCATCGCTTCCAGGCTAACGTCACCCAGGCTTATTTTATCCCCAATAGCGCCGATGATGGTACGCTCAACTCCACGGGAAAGGTGAATCTGGAAGCCAATCTTTTCCAGACGGAGCACAACGGCTTCTATCTCATCATCCGTAGCTTTATGTCTCATGACCACAATCATTTTTTAACCCCCTTACCTCCCGTAAAGACAGATTAAATAATTATAATTCCCATTTACGTCAAGAGCACTCCACATGGAGTGCTGTGCCCGGCCATAAGGCCACCTTATCGCCCACACTGAAAATGAGAGTCCAGCAAACACCCATGCCCGATAAATGTGGGAGAAGAAATTCAATATATATAAAACTGCATCGCAGTTTTCTGCGATTGGAATCACATCCACATAAAGTATGGACAACTTTACCATCCTCTGTCAGTATAACATATTACTCTGATTCCACGATAAATAGTTCTACAAATTTAAATAATATTAGCATACCGGGCAATAAATGGCAATGTTCTTAAATCGTATCCAATGCGAACCTGAGCCTCTCAACCAGGCCGGCAGCACATACAGCAGGTGATACCATTCCGCTCTCCGCAATAGCCTTCACAATAGCGCTTCCAATAACCACAGCATCGCAGTGAACCGCCGCTCTGGCCGCCTGTTCCGGGCCGGCGATCCCGAAACCTACGGCCAGAGGCAGGTTGGTATGACACCTGACCCTTGCAGTAAAGGCGGCCAGGTCGGTTTTTATTTCTGCTCTGGCGCCGGTAACACCTGCTACTGAAACACAGTAGATAAAACCTGTCGCAGCTTTTGTGATTTTATGCAAACGGCCGTCGGTGGTGGTAGGCGCCACCAGGGGAATCAGGTCCAGGCCGGCCTCCAGGGCAGCTTCCCGCAGTGGAGCTGATTCCTCAAAAGGCAGGTCGGGTACGATTAACCCGTTGACTCCTGCCGCAGCGGCATCCCCGGCAAACTGCCGGATCCCGTACTGGTAGAGAGGGTTGTAGTACCCCATCAGGATGATTGGTTGGGGGCAATCCCTCCTTATATTCTCTACAGCATGCAGGATGCCGCTTAAGTCTACACCTGCAGCCAGGGCCCGGCAGGAAGCCTGCTGGATGACCGGGCCATCAGCCAGGGGATCGGAGAAAGGTATCCCGAGCTCAATAACATCGGCACCATTCGCAAACATTTGCCGTGCTATCTCAACTGTAGCTGCTAGGTTTAGGTCGCCCGCGGTGATATAGGCGATTAATCCTTTTCTCCCCTTAGACCGGAGCTTTTCAAGGCAGTCCGTAATTAGACCTTGCGCACTCACACCGTCACCCCCTGGGCGCCCGCCACGGCTGGGATATCCTTGTCGCCTCGCCCTGACAGGTTTACCATGATTATTTTTTCCGGAGAGAGAGAAGGCGCCAGCCGCACTGCCTCGGCCAGGGCATGCGCGCTTTCCAAAGCCGGTATAATACCTTCGGTGTGACAGAGCAGATGAAAAGCAGACAGCGCTTCAGCATCCGTCACGGAAGTATACCTTACCCGGCCGCTGTCTTTTAAATAGGCGTGTTCCGGT encodes:
- the trpA gene encoding tryptophan synthase subunit alpha, with the protein product MSAQGLITDCLEKLRSKGRKGLIAYITAGDLNLAATVEIARQMFANGADVIELGIPFSDPLADGPVIQQASCRALAAGVDLSGILHAVENIRRDCPQPIILMGYYNPLYQYGIRQFAGDAAAAGVNGLIVPDLPFEESAPLREAALEAGLDLIPLVAPTTTDGRLHKITKAATGFIYCVSVAGVTGARAEIKTDLAAFTARVRCHTNLPLAVGFGIAGPEQAARAAVHCDAVVIGSAIVKAIAESGMVSPAVCAAGLVERLRFALDTI
- the aroF gene encoding 3-deoxy-7-phosphoheptulonate synthase, with product MIVVMRHKATDDEIEAVVLRLEKIGFQIHLSRGVERTIIGAIGDKISLGDVSLEAMPSVERVVPILQPYKLASRTFQEEDTVIRVGGLEIGGDTIHMIAGPCAVESREQLMEAASIARSCGVTMLRGGAFKPRTSPYSFQGLEEEGLRLLAEAREATGLLIVTEVMDAKTLPLVAEYADILQIGARNMQNFFLLREVAKVDKPVVLKRGPSATIEEWLMAAEYIMVGGNYNVILCERGIRSFESYTRNTLDLTAVPVVKHLSHLPVIVDPSHAIGKWRYIPAMSMAAIAAGADGLMIEMHPNPAEALCDGQQSLTPNNFINVMSDLKKIAGVMGRKMP
- the menD gene encoding 2-succinyl-5-enolpyruvyl-6-hydroxy-3-cyclohexene-1-carboxylic-acid synthase; translated protein: MTNYIAALVDELYKLGVREVVISPGSRSTPLSILFCEHQFKIFLNIDERSAGFFALGIAKEHERPVVLVCTSGSAVAHYLPAIVEAKYSRVPLIVLTADRPHELRHVGAPQVIDQNKIFNDYTKCYEELALPEETESMYRYVRVVMRKAYASAMSKEYGVAHINVPLREPLIPDLSKLDFTAGQTKDKFELIQKEGTISFNDLVFQNKNGIIICGGDAYADYHNDVLELGERLKAPVLADPISNFRNYSNAIIIDSYDAFLKSYLINKELKPEFIIHFGQAPVSKRLHRFLSMHQDVLYCQVDQTFQYRNPSLSTDKFIISSPGLFARSIQIKNRNTEYLSKWQNYQKQMRKQIRYARDESGIFEGKLIQMLQAILPEESRLVVANSMAIRDVDYFFEACDQNIKILGNRGANGIDGVVSTALGISISNKPTVLLTGDLSFYHDLNGLLIGITHKLNLVIVLLNNDGGGIFKYLPQSNEKHFDYLFLTPHEMNFAGLKTLYGVTYFKPQSYDEFEHDLKEALTLKGIKLIEVKIDLDLSKALHDKYTMLQEW
- a CDS encoding isochorismate synthase, with amino-acid sequence MKYQKTEVKLDNSLSFWKHFDKEERVLFYNPLNNELIIGAKRLKTFGQEENYNNYLYVFSSRTFFDSVKDQKWAEFGNETVAFEYYLVEKKGKQTLYYFEDLVEIENLKIKSNEHFYNISADDYEEWKELFANVYYEISSRKVNKVVISREVKIVCETLVNTESVLKNLLEKNQNSFIFAYFKNGKTFLGATPEILVQKEKDNIISYALAGTILRNDEDDELQKMMLLNDRKNRYEHQIVIDKIADVMKQYIRDVIIDEIKILTLKNLHHLQTRIYGKDNSTLSEWVTRLHPTPALGGNPAYKALEIIKKYEKHERGLYAAPIGIMDENGDGIFVAGIRSALICKNMVFAYTGGGIVDKSECEAEYIETNNKLKTIIESL
- a CDS encoding RNA-guided endonuclease InsQ/TnpB family protein, with product MQERYLDARTNANRAKQAGHGHVRYPWRQKKNYPTRWKKDGFTIQPNGKIELSMGIHNGKREKPIIVHVHRIPPRKVKEIELVWDRKLTLAISYDDGTQPRENLNRGIAAIDMGEIHGIAAVADTGEALVVTSRKLRSVKRLRNKKFKEIYQKRSRCKKGSRKWKKYTCAIARIGSKTDNQQRDILHKMSHKFVAWANDQGVKTAVVGNVEGVQRNTSRRNKKNLKQKRHSRGLNQKMSQWPFGLLLAYLTYKLAALGIDLIKIDESYTTQTCPVCGRKKKPSGRTYQCHCGYICHRDVHGARNIYAKHKYGEIRTLDWSVENIKYLRPAS